The genomic window TTCTTCGCAAGTACCCTAACCATGGCTCTACATCTATGGGATTACATAAAACTCAAGATAATAGAAATAACCGTAAAGCCGTCTATCCCAACATAGTGCCATGTCGTATTCAACCGGTTAATTTTCCGATCACGTGCATCTGCGCGCCATCTTCATATTACTCGATAATATGGTTAGAAAAtggttaaaaaaaagaaaaaaaaagtggttGAAAGATTCGAATTGGGACATGGAACTTCGCTATCAACGAAATGTATATATAGGCGTTCTCCCAACCTTATCTCATTTACATAAACTTGGAGAAtggattttaaaaataatttttataattatttattttatttatttaaataaaaatttaaaaatattgatatataaataaaagtaaaatttagATACATTTGAAaactaattatttatataaaataatatatattaaaatataaaatatattaaaaataaattaaatattatataaatacataataacttatttaataattaatttttttcgtgtatttaataattttttaactaaaatatcaCCTTATATTAGCCAAATTATATCATATTTCTTTGACTTATATTATTCTACTTTTTCAGTGAATCCACCAATAATAAGATGTATACACTTTAGGCTGCTCTATGTTTAAGTAAATGTCACTAACATACTAAAGTAAACTGTTCCATGAATTCTAAATTATTGTCTATAAATATCATCTCACAtccaaaatttttaagataataataagaaaagagaaataaataaaagcaaGAAGCAAAAAATTTAAAGAGAAGTGAGAGATGAAAAAAGAATAATGAATTATGGGTGAATTAAATGGTAAAAACTTAAATACAGAATATTAATATACAGAGTTTACATATATTAGgattgtaacatttttttcttttaaatatttttataccaTGACACTTACCATATGTGTTATGTTGGAActtctatttttactctttttatatttattttgtatcagAATAAATCCTGAATCAAACATGTAAAAATGAAATAATTCTAACAAAGTGCCTTCCAAAATCAAAGATTCTGCGGCTGATTTCAGTCCTGCACAATTCAGACGAATGTAATAGAAACCAAAATTTTCAACCATGTAAAGAATTAAATAGATAAACAACGGTAGAAAGAGCAGTAACTAGTAAAATAGCCACACCATGCATATTATATACACCCACTAATGATGCTCATAATTTATGATCACGTCTTAGATATTACAAAATTCTGTTCAAATCTACAGAGTTGAGTGACGAAACGATGGAAAAAGCACCATATGAGAGAGACtctgaaaggagagaaaaaaagaTAGTTGAGAGATGAAAAGTTTCATTACCTTTATTATATCTATTATCCATATACATCCTAACCTTAATAAATATACTTTATTTAACGATCTATATACATCATATATACATCAGAGTACCTCAGGAGTACCTAAAGAGtacttaattaacaaaataaaatattatttaatatataatctTAATTACGGATATATTAATTACAAAGGTGACCTATGGTCTAATTGCTTGAGCTCCAAGGCAGTGTATTCTGATTGAAACATGATCAGTGATGGATGACATATGACACCACCACCATTCCATAATTCTAGCGAGCATATAACTTAGTAATGGTAAACTCTTGAACTGATATACCTGTTGATTCATTTGTTCCCTTTAAAATATACTCCTCTGACTGTTTATCCGCAACTCGAGGACTTTTGGCTCTGCTTCCCGCGAAAAATGCAGGTTCCATTGGTACTGGAAGACTCAGAGATGAGCTATTAAGCATCAATACAATGGAAGCCATGGTTGGTCTCTCAACTAAATTCTCTTGAACACACAGCAAACCAATGTGAATGCATCTCAATATTTCATTTTCTGCACTGTTGCTTAGTGATGGATCTATAATATTTGCAGCTCTGCCCTCCATCCAACTTCTCCATGCCTGCAACAATATAATTTCTTCATGAATGTCTATGAACACATAATCTTTTAAAATATACTCTACTTTTGACAGAAATGAAGATGTCATGTAACAGTGACAAAGATAAACTTACAAAGGTTAGGGGTAACTCCTCTAAAGTATCTCCGCGGCGTGTGCAATTGTGTTTTTGGCCGCTCACGATTTCAAGAACTAGGACGCCAAAACTAAAGACATCTGACTTGACTGAAAATTGTCCGTACATAGCGTATTCGGGCGCCATATATCCACTACATAAAAATATTTCAAACATAAATGTTAACtttttgttttggttgctaaGGCCAATGATACGAAGAAAAAAACTTGAGTGTATTCTAATACTTACTATGTACCAACAATTTTACTGGTTTTTCCTTGATTTTGGTCTACAATAAATAATCGTGCCAATCCAAAATCTGATAGTTTAGCATTCATCTCTTCATCTAAAAGAATATTGCTTGGTTTTAGGTCTCGGTGTATAATACGTGTCTTACAATCCTCATGAAGATAAAGCAGGGCTCGTGCAACACCTTCAATGATTTTGAATCTATTTATCCAATCCAATTGTCTGCACTTGGTTGGATCTACATAATCACCAGAGACCATAGTTGATCGTGAGCTTAGCTTTATCTTTGTAGTTTAATATTTGTATAGTTGTATTGAAATAAAATTGATGAGTAATAGGCTAATCAGGAACCTACCAAATAGGAAGTAATCAAGGCTTTTATTGGGAACAAATTCATAGATAAGTAACCTTTCACTTCCTTTcaagcaaaaaccaagaagcttaACCAAATTTTGGTGTTGAAGCTCAGCTAATAACTGCACTTCATTCCTGAATTCCATCTCTCCTTGGCCTGAGTCCTTCGATAACCTCTTCACAGCAATCATTTGTCCATTGGAGAGCTTTCCCTGAGAATATATCATACTATGTTTTgaccaaataaaaaataaaataaaaagaaatgataTCTATTGAAGTGAAATAGCGGTATTTTACCTTATAAACAGATCCAAATCCACCTTCTCCTAATTTATTAGAATATGAGAAATCCTCTGTAGCAACTCGTATGGTATCAAAGGTGAACTGTAATGATTCATCAGCTATGATTTCTTCATTCGATTCATCAGCTTCACAATTGAAACAAGGATAACTAGTGAGTTACACTTACATCTCTTAAGGTAGAACTAGAATAGAAAGACTATTGAATTCCcctgttttttcttttcttcccttaCAACAAACAATGATTGAGTAATTAATGCATGGAATCATTCTGAGATTTGATGGAAACAATTCGGTTGACACAGTGTTGCCACTTCAAATTTTAGAAGCATATGCATCACAAAATTAAGCAAAGAAGTCAACACTCAACACTCAACACttactttgaaaattttttctTAAATAGACGTACACATAACTGAGCACCAAAATAGAAGCAGCAGCGgcagcaacagcaacaacaactatgatgacgatgatgacggTGGTTCGTGATGTATTGCTACCTTTTCCTGCACAAATCAGCTTCCTTGGTTAGATATTCCATGACTTAAATACACAAAGAAGAAAAGTGAAACAAACATGATGTTTGAGGCTTCTTTACCTGGAGCGTTTGACGGTGAGAATGCATCAATGGTAGACGTCAAGAAAGGGTAGATTTCATATCTAATGTTACAACTGGGTTTGATAACCCTAGCACCTCTCCTACCATTACAACAACCTTGAATTTCCGAAAATGCCCCAAACAGGCAATCGTCGCACTGTTGCCGAGACAAATCAGGTGTGCACTGTGCAAGGCCAAATATGCCTTTGTAGCTCTGAATTCCAGAAGTCACGTTTTGGAAGGCATACTTACGACGATAGTCACCTCCAGAAGCTTCGATTCTGAGCTTGTCCATCAAGGTGTTGAGTGATTTGTTGAACTGATTGAACTCTTTGGAAGAAATGAAGTAGGGATTCCACAAAGAGAATTGTGGATGATCCGCAACTCTTCCGAGCATGGAAAGGTTGGAGTACCGAAGCATGCAGTATTCGTACCAACCAACGGCTTGGTAGTTGGGACATATCTGAGTGAGAAGGAGTCTGGAATCATTGAGGCAGCTTCGGCAATCGTTGAGGTTGACGTCTCCTCTGCACATGCCAATAGCGTAGGCTGTGTCAGTGTTGTGGCCGAAGAAGGAAGTGTAGAAGCCGTAGTCGATTTGTGTGTTGGAAGTGAGATTGGTTAAGAGGATGTTGAGGTTGTTGAGGTAGGTGGTGCTGGCTGGGTTGTTGGCGGTGATGCAGCTGTAGTTCAAGAAACTTGGCACTGCGGAGGCCACagtgaagaggaggaggaggaaactGAGAGAAGGTGTGATCATTGTGTTGCGTTGGGGAATGTTTGGGATTGGGAGTGAGAGTAAGATACATAGTGGATTCAGATACAAAGTTTGTATTGTATATAGAGATTGCGTTAGTGAATCTGGACTACTTTCTGCTTGCTCTTTTTCATAGTCAAACATTCTTGTatcttcctttctttctctttaaTGACGTCATTTGATATTTTTATCCAATTTTAAATGTGTACAATTGGATTCAGTTACCAATgagttaaaataatataatttgttCGTACTCAGTTAAAAAATTACTAATTCGAgtctttctattttttattaaaaaaaaattggaatcagtTACGTTGAAATCATTAGTCATTTGAAATGCTATGCGGGTAAGTAAGTTTATAAAACTTTAATTTCGACATCTTACTAGTTTTTACAGGCACTATACACGTCCATTTGAATTAATAGGGTAAAACACTTAACAAATAGAATAGCATTCAATATTAGATGAATGTTCCAAAATCAAATACCTTACATGTAGGTCTAAATTCAATGTTCATTACTCTTTGTAAATTTAAACTATTAAATTCGATTTATCACATTttatataaatagaataaaataaatttgatttactattatttttaactaaaatactTCTTTTTAAATTATCATTATTATCTTTATCAATTATGACAGATTTCATATTATTGTCATTTCACAGTACATCTTTAACGATATCTAATTTTCTATCCTCTTCTGAAATTGAAACCATAATAGAAATACTACTCATCGCAATAATAAGCTGTCTGAAAAATCAATTATCACCTATTTTGCTCTTGTCATCGCCATTGAGATTAGCTGCAAAAAAATGGATGTCACAAAATTGTTTCGGAAGTATTGACAGACACATAAATGAAGAGCTATTAATAGACATTGAACTAGATTCTTTTGGTATTGTTATTGTCTTATTGAAGATTCTAATTCGATCCTCTTGAATTAGAGACTAATCTCTAAACTTGTCGAATAACTCATGGATCCTCACTTAGAAAAATTGATTACCACGGTGAAACAAAATTTACAAATTTTTGTCACCGGCTATTACAAAGAAGTCATACTTCACACTATCTCGtacaataaaaatcaaaattctaTCAAATAACTTTTCCACCCGTTTCATgccatgcaattctaattttttttattataatattcTGAAACTCAACAAAATTCATAGAAAGTTTGATAATATAAAAACATTCAATGGATCTTtatcaataaattttattttctctcatattttttttcttaattgtaCTTCTGTagtatacaaaaattaaaaaatctcttCACTAGCCATTGTAAATACCACTCTAATAAAAATTTAGTGTTCTGTTCATATTTATATACCTTAAACTCGTACTCTAGATCAAATTAATTTAAATCGATTTGTGTTGGCTCATTGGGTTAAGTAAATCGAATCTATTATGCTCGATCTACTTAGTCTTAATGTTGTATagtaaatcaaaataattgactttaAATATCGTTTTCTTATAAATTAAATttgtttcatttaatttattattaatgcaTGTAAATCAAATCTATTttattcgatttatataaaaaaaatttaaaccgaACTTAATAAGTCAATTTATATGGAGTGAGTATTAAATTCAGACATGCATATAAAGTATTTGATTTTAGGAgattaatataatattaaataacATTCTATTTGTTTAAGAGCTTTACCCTGAATTAGTATACCATGTTGAAAAGTGTTTTTTAAGTGTTGGTtatatattgaaaaaaaaaaatagttagctTCTACAAGTATTTCTTAAATCCAAATTTTACTGAAACTAATCACAGAAAAAAAATGACCAACTCCATTGTTCCTACATTTTAATGTTGTTAGTTATTACGTCTAAAATTTCACTggcaaagattaaaaaaaaaattataaaaaagatcAATAAGTGAATAATTAATATTCAAANNNNNNNNNNNNNNNNNNNNNNNNNNNNNNNNNNNNNNNNNNNNNNcttaattttatataatttttatttacaaataataaTCCAAAAACACATTAAATAGCTCAATGGCAATGCAAAACGATGACTAAGTTTTTGgctttattttattccttttagaaAAGAAAGATATCGATTAATTGAAACCGCCTTGGCCCTTGTCACTAGACAAGTTTAAAAGACAAAAATGTGCCAAATTTATCAACATGTCAACGTGACTTACCTTAATTTCACCATTTCTGATACATAGACCCATAATTAATGGTAAGATTGAtgacagaaattatttttaatataaatataaaagtattattttaattgaatattaACATTTAAAgtgtattataatttataaatgtgtaaaaaatatgtttaatatgCATTTTGTATGTTATCAAAATAATGATACGTGTTCTATACTATAAAACCCGATATCATAGGCCGATGAGcacattaaatttttatttgggtgctattattttaataaaaaaaatttaaaatatattttttattttttttaatgtgtttaacaaatttttaatagtaaaaataaaagtactaaaaaataaaaaatatatttttttaaaaaaaatatcttttaaaaaaaagatataaattgtagttttttaaaaaagatattttt from Arachis ipaensis cultivar K30076 chromosome B09, Araip1.1, whole genome shotgun sequence includes these protein-coding regions:
- the LOC107616503 gene encoding cysteine-rich receptor-like protein kinase 29, whose product is MITPSLSFLLLLFTVASAVPSFLNYSCITANNPASTTYLNNLNILLTNLTSNTQIDYGFYTSFFGHNTDTAYAIGMCRGDVNLNDCRSCLNDSRLLLTQICPNYQAVGWYEYCMLRYSNLSMLGRVADHPQFSLWNPYFISSKEFNQFNKSLNTLMDKLRIEASGGDYRRKYAFQNVTSGIQSYKGIFGLAQCTPDLSRQQCDDCLFGAFSEIQGCCNGRRGARVIKPSCNIRYEIYPFLTSTIDAFSPSNAPGKGSNTSRTTVIIVIIVVVAVAAAAASILVLSYVYVYLRKNFQTDESNEEIIADESLQFTFDTIRVATEDFSYSNKLGEGGFGSVYKGKLSNGQMIAVKRLSKDSGQGEMEFRNEVQLLAELQHQNLVKLLGFCLKGSERLLIYEFVPNKSLDYFLFDPTKCRQLDWINRFKIIEGVARALLYLHEDCKTRIIHRDLKPSNILLDEEMNAKLSDFGLARLFIVDQNQGKTSKIVGTYGYMAPEYAMYGQFSVKSDVFSFGVLVLEIVSGQKHNCTRRGDTLEELPLTFAWRSWMEGRAANIIDPSLSNSAENEILRCIHIGLLCVQENLVERPTMASIVLMLNSSSLSLPVPMEPAFFAGSRAKSPRVADKQSEEYILKGTNESTGLKSAAESLILEGTLLELFHFYMFDSGFILIQNKYKKSKNRSSNITHMVSVMV